The following are encoded together in the Monodelphis domestica isolate mMonDom1 chromosome 5, mMonDom1.pri, whole genome shotgun sequence genome:
- the ABCB8 gene encoding mitochondrial potassium channel ATP-binding subunit, which translates to MLVHLFRVGTRGCPIRGALLLPLRSRTFTAVRHLDGRTGSFILRALARLRLCLPRRPPAPRHGSFLWVGGLLLGPMILSKGCRLYLVGRCEVEELSLVEPTPPPEEPCFNWALFWHFLRPHLLALCAAIVLALGSAMVNVHIPLLLGQLVEIVGKYTRDHFGNFMVETRGLGVHLLTLYCIQGLLTFGYLVLLSELGERMARDIRKELFGCLLRQDIAFFDNKKTGQLVARLTSDVQEFKSSFKLVISQGLRSCTQLAGCLVSLTLLSPRLTIILLLVTPTLVGAGTLLGSVLRRLSRKSQEQIAKATGVADEALGNVRTVRAFAMEPQEQEHYGAELEESCRLAEKLGRGIAIFQGLSSIALNCMVLGTLFIGGTLVAGDKLSGGDLMSFLVASQTVQRSMANLSVLFGQVVRGFSSGARVFEYMTLVPDIPLHGGCCIPQTELRGAITFENVSFSYPRRPDFVVLKNFNLKLPPGQMVALVGQSGGGKSTVASLLERFYDPTEGIVTLDEQDLRNLDPSWLRGQVIGFISQEPILFATTIMENIRLGKLDATDEEVYKAAQEANAHNFICSFPDGYNTVVGERGTTLSGGQKQRVAIARALIKQPKVLILDEATSALDGESERVVQEALDRASTGRTVLVIAHRLSTVRTAHQIVVMAQGCVKEVGTHMELMRKGGLYTELVKSQAFLPPLLLNPDSSSSQWFDPRKTQGYNNRRPRP; encoded by the exons ATGTTGGTTCACTTATTTCGGGTCGGTACTCGGGGCTGCCCTATTCGGGGAGCGCTGCTGCTGCCTCTCCGGTCCCGGACGTTTACAGCCGTCAG GCATTTGGATGGCCGCACTGGCTCCTTCATTCTTCGGGCCCTGGCCCGGCTCCGGCTGTGCCTACCCAGAAGACCCCCAGCTCCCCGCCATGGATCCTTTCTCTGGGTTGGGGGGCTACTCTTGGGTCCGATGATATTAAGCAAGGGCTGCCGCCTCTACCTTGTGGGGCGGTGTGAGGTAGAGGAGCTGTCCCTTGTGGAGCCCACACCCCCACCAGAGGAGCCCTGCTTCAATTGGGCCCTCTTCTGGCACTTTCTTCGGCCCCACCTGTTGGCCCTGTGTGCAGCCATTGTG CTAGCCCTGGGATCAGCCATGGTGAATGTGCATATTCCCCTGCTCCTGGGCCAACTTGTGGAAATTGTGGGAAAATACACCCGGGATCATTTCGGGAACTTCATGGTTGAGACCCGAGGCCTTGGTGTTCATCTGCTCACCCTCTACTGCATCCAG GGGCTACTGACCTTTGGGTACCTGGTACTGTTGTCAGAACTTGGGGAACGAATGGCCAGAGATATTCGGAAAGAACTGTTTGGCTGCCTGCTTCG ACAGGACATTGCCTTCTTTGACAACAAAAAGACAGGGCAACTGGTGGCACGACTAACATCTGATGTGCAGGAATTCAAGTCATCCTTCAAACTTGTCATCTCCCAG gGTCTCCGAAGCTGTACCCAGCTGGCAGGCTGCCTAGTATCCCTGACCCTGTTGTCCCCACGCCTCACAATTATATTGTTGCTAGTCACTCCTACACTGGTTGGGGCTGGCACCCTGCTGGGCTCTGTCCTCCGCAGGCTCTCTCGGAAGTCCCAGGAGCAG ATTGCCAAGGCAACAGGTGTGGCAGATGAGGCCCTGGGCAATGTGCGGACTGTGAGGGCCTTTGCCATGGAGCCACAGGAACAAGA GCATTATGGAGCAGAGCTGGAGGAGTCGTGCCGGCTGGCAGAGAAACTGGGCAGAGGCATCGCTATCTTCCAGGGGCTCTCCAGCATTGCACTCAACT GCATGGTTCTGGGCACACTGTTCATAGGAGGCACTCTGGTGGCAGGAGACAAGCTGTCAGGTGGGGACCTCATGTCTTTCCTGGTGGCCTCACAGACTGTTCAGAG GTCCATGGCCAATCTCTCTGTTCTGTTTGGTCAG GTGGTTCGAGGGTTTAGCTCTGGGGCCCGGGTCTTTGAGTATATGACTCTGGTCCCGGACATTCCACTGCATGGGGGCTGCTGCATTCCACAGACTGAACTCCGAGGCGCTATCACTTTTGAAAATGTCTCCTTCAG TTATCCCCGACGGCCAGACTTTGTTGTGCTCAAGAACTTCAACCTGAAGCTGCCTCCTGGCCAGATGGTGGCCCTTGTGGGACAGTCTGGGGGAG GAAAGTCTACAGTGGCATCCCTGCTTGAACGGTTCTATGACCCCACAGAAGGAATAGTGACTTTGGATGAGCAGGACCTTCGAAACCTAGATCCATCTTGGCTCCGTGGTCAAGTCATTGGCTTCATAAGCCAA GAACCCATCCTATTTGCTACGACCATCATGGAGAACATTCGCCTAGGGAAGCTGGATGCCACTGATGAAGAAGTCTACAAGGCTGCCCAGGAAGCTAATGCTCATAATTTTATTTGCAGCTTCCCGGACGGCTATAACACTGTTGTAG GTGAGCGAGGCACAACCCTCTCGGGGGGCCAGAAGCAGCGTGTGGCCATTGCCCGGGCCCTTATCAAACAGCCCAAGGTGTTGATCCTGGATGAGGCCACGAGTGCACTGGATGGGGAGTCCGAGAGGGTTGTACAGGAAGCCCTGGACCGGGCCAGTACTGGCCGCACGGTGCTAGTCATCGCTCACCGCCTCAGCACAGTCCGGACTGCCCATCAAATTGTTGTGATGGCCCAAGGCTGCGTCAAGGAG GTTGGAACCCACATGGAACTCATGAGAAAAGGTGGACTGTACACAGAGCTCGTCAAGAGTCAGGCCTTTTTGCCTCCACTCTTACTAAACCCAGATTCTTCATCATCGCAATGGTTTGATCCTCGAAAAACTCAAGGCTATAATAACCGTCGCCCGAGGCCCTGA